In Methanomicrobium antiquum, one DNA window encodes the following:
- a CDS encoding ferritin — translation MALNKRLENALNDQIRWELYSSYLYLSMAAWYESKGLKGFANWEFIQAQEEKDHAMKFYQYIISRGGRVRLQPIDAPPLEWESPLDAFIVSLEHEQKVTSLINDLVNLAIEEKDHATNNMLQWFVDEQIEEEGDAGDIVDKLKMIDKDKGAGILYMLDKELGTRVYTPLTATTPPASQ, via the coding sequence TTGGCATTAAATAAAAGATTGGAAAACGCATTAAATGATCAGATACGCTGGGAATTATATTCATCATATCTGTATCTCTCAATGGCAGCATGGTATGAATCAAAAGGACTAAAGGGTTTTGCAAACTGGGAATTTATTCAGGCACAGGAAGAAAAAGATCATGCCATGAAATTTTATCAGTACATAATTTCAAGAGGCGGACGAGTAAGGCTTCAGCCCATAGATGCACCTCCATTAGAGTGGGAATCTCCCCTTGATGCCTTCATAGTATCTCTGGAACATGAGCAAAAAGTTACATCATTAATTAACGATCTTGTAAATCTTGCAATAGAAGAGAAAGATCATGCAACAAACAATATGCTTCAGTGGTTTGTCGATGAACAGATAGAAGAAGAAGGAGATGCAGGAGATATTGTTGACAAGTTAAAAATGATTGACAAAGATAAGGGAGCAGGCATTTTGTATATGCTTGATAAGGAACTTGGAACAAGAGTTTATACTCCTCTTACTGCGACAACTCCTCCGGCATCACAATAA
- the hxlB gene encoding 6-phospho-3-hexuloisomerase: MSECKTVQDMVRLMASKIEEMADSLSDEQVQRFIDEILGAERIYVMGAGRSGLVAKAFAMRLMHLGLKSYVIGETITPAMKEGDIVVAFSGSGETKTIAELCETAKSIGGRICLVSSKKESRIGKIADSVVVIESHRDDVEDESAEYEIRQMMGEHKSFAPLGTLFETGSMVFSDSIISALMEIIECDECDLKGRHANIE; the protein is encoded by the coding sequence ATGTCTGAGTGTAAAACAGTCCAGGATATGGTTCGTCTGATGGCTTCAAAAATTGAAGAAATGGCGGATTCTCTTTCTGATGAGCAGGTACAGCGTTTCATAGATGAAATTCTCGGAGCAGAAAGAATCTATGTAATGGGTGCGGGAAGATCAGGGCTTGTAGCCAAAGCTTTTGCAATGAGGCTGATGCATCTTGGCCTTAAATCATATGTCATTGGAGAAACAATAACTCCTGCAATGAAAGAAGGCGATATTGTTGTTGCATTTTCCGGTTCAGGTGAGACAAAGACAATTGCCGAGCTTTGTGAGACTGCAAAATCTATTGGCGGAAGAATATGCCTGGTATCATCAAAAAAAGAATCAAGGATTGGAAAAATTGCTGATTCAGTGGTTGTTATTGAAAGTCACCGCGATGATGTCGAAGATGAATCTGCAGAGTATGAAATTCGTCAGATGATGGGTGAGCACAAATCATTTGCACCGCTAGGAACACTATTTGAAACAGGTTCAATGGTCTTTAGCGATTCTATAATCTCAGCACTCATGGAGATAATTGAGTGTGATGAGTGTGACCTTAAAGGGAGGCATGCAAACATCGAATAA
- a CDS encoding pyridoxal phosphate-dependent aminotransferase, whose protein sequence is MQTSNNEGIMEKNVFSKRAQTVEMSGIRKFFQKARPDSINLGIGQPDFPTPEHIKNAGIKAIENNLTGYTFNSGVPELRHALSEKFKRENGLLYTEEQIIVTAGAGEALFIAMQSLVDNGDVVLYQDPGFVSYKECAVLSGGKPKGISLDENLHIDVEKCKKDLDSAKVIVLNTPGNPTGAVESEETIKAVSEYAEDAGVTVISDEVYEHFIYEKKHYSAANYSENVMTINAASKTFSMTGWRLGFIAGPESYIEQCLKVHQYCQTCASSVSQYAALAAYTGSMECVYEMKAEYAKRRELLYNGLKDLGFDFPKPDGAFYMFVPMDKQMFEKIIDAGVVAIPGDAFGENAKDYARFSYAASRENISEALKRMKSVI, encoded by the coding sequence ATGCAAACATCGAATAACGAGGGTATTATGGAAAAAAATGTATTTTCAAAGCGGGCGCAAACCGTTGAGATGTCCGGCATCAGAAAATTTTTTCAAAAAGCAAGGCCTGATTCAATAAATTTAGGTATAGGACAGCCGGATTTTCCAACTCCTGAACACATTAAAAATGCCGGGATAAAAGCAATTGAAAATAATCTTACCGGATATACATTCAATTCAGGTGTTCCAGAGCTTAGACATGCGCTGTCAGAGAAATTCAAGCGTGAAAACGGTCTTTTATACACAGAAGAACAGATAATTGTCACAGCAGGCGCAGGAGAAGCATTATTTATTGCAATGCAGTCACTTGTTGACAACGGGGATGTAGTCCTTTATCAGGACCCTGGTTTTGTGTCATACAAAGAATGTGCTGTTCTCTCCGGAGGAAAGCCTAAAGGAATATCGCTTGATGAAAATCTTCACATTGATGTTGAAAAATGCAAAAAAGATCTTGACAGTGCCAAAGTAATTGTCTTAAACACTCCCGGAAATCCAACCGGTGCAGTTGAGAGTGAAGAGACAATTAAAGCTGTTTCAGAATATGCAGAAGACGCAGGTGTTACAGTAATTTCTGATGAGGTTTATGAGCACTTCATTTATGAAAAAAAGCATTATTCAGCCGCAAATTATTCTGAAAATGTAATGACCATAAATGCCGCAAGCAAAACATTTTCAATGACAGGATGGAGACTTGGGTTTATTGCCGGTCCTGAAAGCTATATAGAACAGTGCTTAAAAGTGCACCAGTACTGCCAGACATGTGCTTCATCAGTCTCCCAGTATGCCGCACTTGCGGCATATACCGGAAGTATGGAATGCGTTTATGAGATGAAAGCCGAGTATGCAAAAAGACGTGAACTTTTATATAACGGACTAAAAGATCTTGGCTTTGATTTCCCAAAGCCTGACGGAGCATTTTACATGTTTGTTCCAATGGATAAACAGATGTTTGAAAAGATAATAGATGCAGGCGTTGTGGCAATACCAGGAGATGCATTTGGTGAAAATGCCAAAGATTATGCAAGATTCAGCTATGCGGCATCGCGTGAAAACATCAGTGAAGCATTAAAAAGAATGAAAAGCGTAATATGA
- a CDS encoding M42 family metallopeptidase: MVKELLKKLSDAHGLSSYEGNIRDIIRSELKDHVDNIYEDKMGNLIAEKKGGDFKFMIASHMDEIGFMVQYIDENGFIKFVPIGGWFTPTAYTQRVILHGKKGPVTGVIGAKPPHVMSPEDRKKELKIEDLFIDVGTCSEEETLALGIEIGTPVTIDRELKDLANGRVTGKALDNRVGVALLIEVLKNVKSPHTIYGVFTVQEELGLKGAKVSAFSLNPDCAIATDVTIPGDHPGITKKESSVEMGKGPVLVLVSASGRGLMADWKVSDWLRKTGDKNKIPYQLEVGEGGNTDATIIHLVRDGIPSIPFSIASRYIHSPVEVIDMKDIENGIKLLLEALKTKPKFK; this comes from the coding sequence ATGGTAAAAGAATTATTAAAGAAACTATCTGACGCACATGGTCTTTCCAGCTATGAGGGAAATATAAGAGATATAATCAGAAGTGAGCTCAAAGACCACGTTGATAATATCTATGAAGACAAGATGGGCAACTTAATCGCCGAAAAAAAGGGCGGGGATTTTAAGTTTATGATAGCGTCCCACATGGACGAAATCGGCTTTATGGTTCAGTACATTGATGAAAATGGCTTCATCAAATTTGTCCCAATCGGCGGCTGGTTTACTCCTACCGCATATACACAAAGAGTAATTCTTCACGGAAAGAAAGGACCTGTTACAGGTGTCATTGGTGCAAAACCTCCTCATGTAATGTCACCTGAAGACAGAAAAAAAGAGCTTAAAATTGAGGATTTGTTTATTGATGTTGGCACCTGCAGTGAGGAAGAAACTCTTGCTCTTGGAATTGAGATAGGCACACCGGTTACTATCGATCGTGAATTAAAAGATCTTGCAAATGGCCGTGTCACAGGTAAAGCTCTTGACAACCGTGTCGGAGTTGCACTCCTGATTGAAGTTTTAAAGAATGTAAAATCCCCTCACACAATATATGGTGTTTTCACTGTTCAGGAAGAACTGGGGCTTAAAGGAGCGAAAGTCAGCGCATTTTCCTTAAATCCTGACTGTGCCATTGCAACGGATGTAACAATTCCGGGTGATCATCCGGGAATTACTAAAAAAGAGTCTTCTGTTGAGATGGGAAAAGGACCTGTTCTTGTTTTGGTCAGCGCTTCCGGAAGAGGCCTTATGGCTGACTGGAAAGTTTCAGACTGGCTTAGAAAAACAGGGGATAAAAATAAAATTCCATATCAGCTTGAAGTAGGAGAAGGCGGAAATACTGATGCAACAATCATTCATCTGGTAAGAGACGGCATTCCAAGCATTCCGTTTTCAATTGCGTCACGCTATATTCATTCCCCAGTTGAAGTAATCGATATGAAAGACATTGAAAACGGAATAAAGCTTCTTTTGGAAGCATTAAAAACAAAACCCAAATTTAAATAA
- a CDS encoding Na/Pi cotransporter family protein, which yields MISWELVFTIIPGIILFLYGIEQFSKEVQLYAGEYFRGFIQRLTSTPVRGTLVGTLVTSVIQSSMATTVITVGLVNRGIISFVASLGIIFGANLGTTLTSQLIALNLTSFAPFFILAGFVISIAGGKYKVIGRPVFYFGLVFFSLSLISGVMTPYQNDPQLTGFVTAMDNIFIQILFGMIITIIFQSSSVTTGLVVVMAQNGLITPSMAIPVLMGANLGTPSTTLFVAYKMNTSAKRAAIAHFLFNFLGVLMFLPFLGPFTSIIESLGGNPGQQVANAHLIFNLICCVVFLLAIKPFEKLVIRLVPGREDDIVFQTRYLKRPLPEKTEDSFKALELETVHLFEQSEKLLFEIEPLLEDPKKYSSIVNQLKEYANYLDDEISDASLELSDRNLEPNEVAYLAGLDRISKLGEILAFQTWELVEIIHQIQEKNILLAPKSKEAIINSLVPCKMNLRSLVESFPVIPESVNESMRERDNILRDIITLQYRQYLKRFISRKSSAGSAFSRALFQLEGMSATIREIRKSTKILDENRSGR from the coding sequence ATGATCTCATGGGAACTTGTTTTTACAATAATACCGGGAATAATTCTTTTTCTTTATGGTATAGAACAGTTCTCAAAAGAGGTTCAGCTTTATGCAGGAGAATACTTTAGAGGTTTTATCCAGCGTCTTACAAGCACTCCTGTTAGAGGAACACTTGTTGGAACACTTGTAACTTCTGTAATTCAGTCAAGTATGGCTACTACTGTAATTACAGTCGGGCTTGTAAACAGAGGAATTATCTCATTTGTTGCATCTTTAGGCATCATATTTGGTGCAAATCTTGGAACTACCCTTACTTCACAATTAATAGCCCTGAATCTTACTTCATTTGCACCATTTTTTATCCTTGCAGGCTTTGTAATCAGTATTGCCGGCGGAAAATACAAAGTAATAGGACGACCTGTTTTTTATTTTGGACTTGTATTCTTTAGTCTGTCTCTTATTTCCGGAGTTATGACTCCTTACCAGAATGATCCACAGCTGACAGGATTTGTAACTGCAATGGATAATATATTCATCCAGATTTTGTTTGGAATGATAATAACAATAATATTTCAGTCCAGTTCTGTAACAACAGGTCTTGTGGTTGTTATGGCCCAAAATGGTCTGATCACCCCATCAATGGCTATACCTGTTCTTATGGGTGCAAATCTTGGAACACCTTCCACAACTCTTTTTGTTGCTTATAAAATGAATACATCTGCCAAAAGAGCGGCTATTGCTCATTTTCTCTTTAATTTCCTTGGAGTTTTGATGTTTCTCCCGTTTTTGGGGCCATTTACATCAATAATCGAGTCTCTTGGTGGGAATCCGGGACAGCAGGTTGCAAATGCACATCTGATTTTTAATCTAATCTGCTGTGTTGTCTTTTTACTTGCAATAAAGCCTTTTGAAAAATTAGTTATAAGGCTTGTTCCGGGAAGAGAAGATGATATTGTATTTCAGACCCGGTATCTTAAGAGACCTCTTCCGGAAAAAACAGAGGATTCCTTTAAGGCGCTTGAACTTGAAACAGTTCATCTTTTTGAACAGTCTGAGAAACTGCTTTTTGAAATTGAGCCTTTATTAGAAGATCCAAAAAAATATTCTTCAATAGTTAATCAGTTAAAAGAATATGCAAATTATCTTGATGATGAGATAAGTGATGCATCTTTGGAGCTTTCTGACAGAAATCTTGAGCCAAACGAAGTTGCCTATCTTGCAGGACTTGACAGAATATCAAAATTAGGAGAGATTCTTGCTTTTCAGACCTGGGAGCTTGTTGAGATAATTCATCAGATTCAGGAGAAAAATATTTTGCTTGCACCTAAGTCAAAAGAGGCTATTATTAACTCTCTTGTTCCATGCAAAATGAATTTAAGATCGCTTGTTGAGTCTTTTCCGGTTATTCCGGAATCTGTTAATGAATCAATGAGAGAAAGAGACAATATTTTGCGTGATATAATTACACTACAGTACAGGCAGTATCTAAAGAGATTTATCTCAAGAAAAAGTTCTGCCGGAAGTGCATTTTCACGTGCTTTATTTCAGCTTGAAGGGATGTCCGCAACAATACGTGAGATTAGAAAATCTACTAAAATTCTGGATGAAAACAGAAGCGGGCGGTAA
- a CDS encoding argininosuccinate synthase: MGKGKVVLAFSGGLDTSVCVPLLKEHYGFDEVITVAVDVGQPKEDIDKATEKGKKIADKHYTIDIKDRFVEEQLFPSIKANGSYEGYPMGTALARPLIAEEIVKITKKEGAKTVAHGCTGKGNDQLRFDFVFRKAGLEIIAPMREMNLTREWEMDYAEKHGVAVGVAKEKPYSVDENCWSRSIEGGVLEDPSVHPSNDIYGWTVSAKEAPDTPEEIQIGFEKGVPVSINGKTMKGLDLIVLLNQIAGRNGVGRNDMIEDRILGLKAREIYEHPAATVLLKAHADLERLILSRQELGFKAIVDDKWSELGYMGLIDEPLFAAVTAFINKTQERVTGTVDLVLYKGCVTVAGRSSPNALYSDDLVSFESKTIDQNDAVGFSAYYGFQARMKELIANKK; the protein is encoded by the coding sequence ATGGGAAAAGGAAAAGTTGTTCTTGCTTTCTCCGGCGGTCTTGACACATCAGTGTGTGTACCGCTTTTAAAGGAGCACTATGGATTTGATGAAGTAATCACAGTTGCAGTCGATGTTGGCCAGCCGAAAGAAGATATTGATAAGGCAACTGAAAAGGGCAAAAAAATTGCTGATAAACATTATACTATTGATATAAAAGACAGATTTGTAGAAGAGCAGCTTTTTCCTTCTATTAAGGCAAACGGCTCATATGAAGGCTATCCTATGGGCACAGCCCTTGCCCGTCCTTTAATAGCTGAAGAAATTGTTAAAATCACTAAAAAGGAAGGAGCAAAGACTGTTGCACACGGATGCACCGGCAAGGGAAATGATCAGTTAAGATTTGATTTTGTATTTAGAAAAGCAGGTCTTGAAATAATTGCTCCTATGCGTGAGATGAATCTGACACGTGAATGGGAGATGGATTATGCCGAAAAACATGGTGTCGCAGTAGGTGTTGCCAAAGAAAAACCCTATTCTGTTGATGAGAACTGCTGGAGCAGAAGCATTGAAGGTGGAGTTTTGGAAGATCCGTCTGTTCATCCCTCGAATGATATTTATGGCTGGACTGTTTCTGCAAAAGAAGCACCGGATACACCTGAAGAGATTCAGATAGGATTTGAGAAGGGTGTGCCTGTCTCTATAAATGGCAAAACGATGAAAGGTCTGGATTTAATCGTTTTGCTAAATCAGATAGCCGGAAGAAACGGTGTGGGCAGAAATGACATGATTGAGGACAGAATTCTGGGTCTTAAGGCGCGTGAAATCTATGAACACCCTGCTGCAACAGTTCTTTTGAAGGCTCACGCAGATCTGGAAAGACTTATATTAAGCCGTCAGGAGCTTGGATTTAAAGCAATTGTTGATGATAAATGGTCTGAACTTGGATATATGGGTCTTATTGATGAGCCTTTGTTTGCCGCTGTTACTGCTTTTATAAACAAAACACAGGAGAGAGTTACAGGAACAGTTGATCTCGTTTTGTACAAAGGATGTGTAACAGTTGCGGGACGCTCTTCTCCAAATGCTTTGTATTCTGACGATCTTGTATCGTTTGAGAGCAAAACAATTGATCAGAATGATGCTGTCGGATTTTCAGCATATTATGGTTTCCAGGCAAGAATGAAAGAGCTTATTGCAAATAAAAAGTGA
- a CDS encoding methanogenesis marker 14 protein, with protein sequence MCAFFSFKKKMPNIVESPPPPVVGQGAGMRFPEYKSKPYFIVASVEMGNTTTKCILTGTNLETGRTYIINKTVMMSRDVRPPKPGESVFGETLVGTAITRESVTELVRDTLIKCHKDVDLSIKDDLDFVVRSTGVVAAMDSPDQVGDFVIALANGCLEAGVPPKKMTPPMGIDNLSKKLREYSFADKLTFCGTVAGVSPPIGSSGVEMVANEMEGELAMAGIKEGAKWTNVDFRNPCLSIDFGTTLDGRITSDVSPDDEWPFAKTIGNFCGLAGAIPDALVRGTGKVRDNTGTALDLFGDKSLRSNLSKKKTKIVKEYEDQIHDLIDIRIVPPERDRFGRVPVFADIAKKSGIAMIGCDAGVNFDASDDLKAIGSKIYTEHGVSVLNDVIDHVCSGIALRLVDVAAEQKLVPPNSSIGFTGRAAISGRKPDYIMEGIEERGFYDKPYEHVLFVDDGLARGAALMGRCMCSLGKPKEPIGGVRGGPCIMSRRIKIGK encoded by the coding sequence ATGTGTGCTTTTTTTAGTTTTAAGAAAAAGATGCCAAATATCGTAGAGAGTCCGCCGCCTCCGGTGGTTGGACAGGGTGCCGGTATGAGGTTTCCTGAATATAAATCAAAACCTTATTTTATTGTAGCTTCTGTTGAAATGGGAAATACTACTACTAAATGTATTTTAACCGGAACAAATCTGGAAACAGGCAGAACTTATATAATCAATAAGACTGTCATGATGAGCAGGGATGTCCGGCCACCAAAACCTGGTGAGTCTGTCTTTGGTGAGACGCTTGTTGGAACAGCAATAACAAGAGAGTCTGTAACAGAGCTTGTAAGAGACACTCTGATTAAATGTCACAAGGATGTTGATCTGTCAATTAAAGATGATCTTGATTTTGTTGTAAGGAGTACAGGAGTTGTTGCGGCAATGGACTCTCCTGATCAGGTCGGCGATTTTGTAATTGCACTTGCAAACGGATGTCTCGAAGCCGGAGTTCCTCCAAAGAAGATGACTCCCCCGATGGGCATTGATAATCTATCCAAAAAACTTAGAGAATATAGTTTTGCCGACAAACTCACCTTTTGTGGAACTGTTGCAGGAGTGTCTCCTCCGATTGGATCATCTGGTGTTGAGATGGTTGCCAATGAAATGGAGGGCGAACTTGCAATGGCAGGTATTAAAGAGGGTGCAAAATGGACAAATGTCGATTTCAGAAATCCCTGTCTTTCTATTGACTTTGGAACAACTCTTGATGGTCGAATAACAAGTGATGTTTCACCGGATGACGAGTGGCCTTTTGCAAAGACTATTGGAAATTTCTGCGGACTTGCGGGTGCAATACCTGATGCACTTGTCAGAGGTACCGGTAAAGTCAGGGATAATACAGGAACAGCTCTTGATCTTTTTGGGGATAAAAGTCTAAGAAGCAATCTTTCCAAGAAAAAAACAAAAATTGTAAAGGAATATGAAGATCAGATTCATGATTTAATTGATATAAGAATTGTTCCTCCTGAAAGAGACAGATTTGGAAGAGTGCCTGTTTTTGCTGATATTGCCAAAAAGTCAGGCATCGCTATGATTGGGTGTGATGCCGGTGTGAATTTCGATGCATCGGATGACTTAAAGGCAATTGGCTCTAAAATATATACAGAGCATGGCGTAAGTGTCTTAAATGACGTAATTGACCATGTATGTTCAGGAATTGCCCTTAGACTTGTTGACGTTGCCGCTGAACAAAAACTTGTTCCGCCGAACTCTTCAATAGGATTTACAGGACGTGCCGCAATCTCCGGAAGAAAGCCTGATTATATAATGGAAGGAATTGAGGAGAGGGGCTTTTATGATAAGCCTTATGAGCATGTTCTTTTCGTAGATGACGGGCTTGCAAGAGGTGCGGCTTTAATGGGAAGATGTATGTGTTCGCTTGGAAAGCCAAAAGAGCCTATTGGGGGAGTAAGGGGCGGTCCGTGCATTATGTCACGGCGTATAAAGATTGGAAAATAA
- a CDS encoding roadblock/LC7 domain-containing protein, giving the protein MGERDTSKNKINGFVSRIMAMDGIMACAIVSTEGQILGKSDSDLSPSPFLGITGATMYASAEATCSTFHISAPDSIIMETKNKDGMILVKSAGRKNLIVIIINKTDNISKIKDDISDISDKLVEEL; this is encoded by the coding sequence ATGGGTGAAAGAGACACTTCAAAGAATAAAATAAATGGGTTTGTCTCAAGAATAATGGCGATGGATGGTATAATGGCTTGTGCAATAGTTTCTACCGAAGGACAAATTCTGGGCAAATCAGACAGTGATCTTTCTCCCTCTCCATTTCTTGGAATAACCGGTGCAACTATGTATGCATCTGCAGAAGCTACCTGCAGTACGTTTCACATAAGTGCTCCTGACTCAATTATAATGGAAACTAAAAACAAAGACGGCATGATACTTGTAAAAAGTGCAGGCCGAAAAAACTTAATCGTCATAATTATTAATAAAACAGACAATATATCTAAAATTAAAGATGATATATCCGATATTTCCGATAAATTGGTGGAGGAATTATAA
- a CDS encoding response regulator, with product MYSILVVDDSPMIVDVFVAMLERGGYEPAACYSGPECLEKLKEMTPDLILLDIMMEPMDGWETLENIKSNPNTKNIPVMMLTAKQLTPEEAQEYGAYIEDYVMKPTTHRQLYDAIEYILKRRENITEDVEDAKNAGIEDQIVEEYERLSKSVDVSKRLFRILESTYNLNDDEVKIGENIAQAIKSMQMSIRLQEERLDQIKKSFK from the coding sequence ATGTACAGTATTCTGGTAGTTGATGACAGCCCGATGATTGTAGACGTTTTTGTTGCAATGCTTGAAAGAGGCGGTTATGAACCTGCTGCCTGTTATAGCGGGCCTGAATGTCTTGAAAAATTAAAAGAAATGACTCCTGATCTTATCCTCCTCGATATCATGATGGAGCCAATGGATGGCTGGGAAACTCTTGAGAATATTAAATCAAATCCCAACACAAAAAATATACCCGTGATGATGCTTACTGCAAAGCAGTTAACCCCTGAGGAAGCACAGGAATATGGGGCATATATTGAAGACTATGTGATGAAACCAACAACACACCGTCAGTTATATGATGCAATTGAATATATTTTAAAGCGCAGGGAAAATATAACTGAAGATGTTGAAGATGCCAAAAACGCAGGGATAGAGGATCAGATTGTAGAAGAATATGAAAGACTCAGTAAAAGTGTTGATGTCTCAAAAAGATTATTCAGAATTCTTGAATCAACATACAATCTAAACGATGATGAGGTCAAAATTGGTGAGAACATCGCTCAGGCAATAAAAAGCATGCAGATGAGTATTAGACTCCAGGAAGAAAGGCTTGATCAGATAAAAAAGTCATTTAAATAA
- a CDS encoding NCS2 family permease: MLFLEKLFGLKKYNTTLKLEINAGIVTFMTMAYIIVVNPAILIAAGIPFGPSMVATIVTAIFGTLIMGFYANRPFAIAPYMGENAFIAYTVCGVLGYPWQTALGAVFISGILLVILTVIGGRRVMCEAIPENLKYSFAVGIGLFMVFVGLVNSKIVTIGTESAPVHVGSLNSPEVILAILGFIIIAALTIRKIKGAILIGIIATSAIGFIFGIVPSPEAIISMPPDISPLLFQLDIIGAFSWGFFAVVLTIFTMSFLDTMAGLIGVSARAGFLDKDGNLPDIEKPFLADAISNIIAPIFGTTTSGAFMESATGVMAGGRTGLCAVVVAVLFALGLFFYPLLSVIPAAATGSAMIMVGLLMMQPIKNMNFTEYSEIFPALAVIILMSFTYNIGVGLCSGFVLYPMFKIISGKTKEINKGTWFLFALCLLFFIFYPY, translated from the coding sequence TTGCTTTTTCTTGAAAAACTATTTGGTTTAAAAAAATACAATACAACTCTAAAACTGGAAATAAACGCAGGCATAGTCACATTTATGACTATGGCATACATAATTGTTGTAAATCCGGCAATTCTTATTGCCGCAGGAATTCCATTTGGCCCTTCAATGGTTGCAACTATTGTTACAGCAATTTTTGGCACACTGATAATGGGTTTTTATGCAAACAGACCTTTTGCAATAGCTCCTTACATGGGTGAAAATGCATTTATCGCATATACAGTATGTGGAGTTTTGGGATATCCCTGGCAAACAGCGCTTGGAGCAGTTTTTATCAGTGGAATATTGTTAGTAATTCTTACTGTCATCGGCGGCAGGAGGGTGATGTGTGAAGCAATTCCTGAAAACTTAAAATATAGTTTTGCTGTTGGAATTGGCCTTTTCATGGTATTTGTAGGTCTTGTAAACTCCAAAATTGTTACAATTGGAACAGAAAGTGCTCCTGTCCATGTAGGTTCATTAAACAGCCCTGAAGTAATTCTGGCAATTCTCGGATTTATTATAATCGCCGCATTAACAATCAGAAAGATAAAAGGAGCAATTCTGATTGGAATTATTGCCACATCAGCGATTGGATTTATCTTTGGTATTGTTCCATCCCCTGAAGCAATTATTAGTATGCCGCCCGATATCAGCCCGCTGTTATTTCAGCTGGACATTATTGGTGCATTTTCGTGGGGATTTTTTGCAGTTGTTTTAACAATTTTTACAATGTCTTTTCTTGACACCATGGCAGGTCTTATTGGTGTTTCAGCCAGGGCAGGATTTTTGGATAAAGACGGAAATCTGCCTGATATTGAAAAACCTTTTTTGGCAGATGCCATCTCAAACATAATTGCGCCAATATTTGGAACAACAACAAGTGGTGCTTTTATGGAGTCTGCAACAGGTGTTATGGCAGGCGGAAGGACAGGACTTTGTGCCGTTGTTGTAGCAGTTTTATTCGCTTTGGGTCTGTTTTTTTATCCGCTTTTATCAGTTATTCCTGCAGCGGCTACCGGGTCTGCAATGATAATGGTCGGGCTTTTAATGATGCAGCCTATAAAAAATATGAATTTTACAGAATATTCTGAGATTTTTCCTGCACTTGCAGTTATTATTCTCATGAGCTTTACATACAATATCGGTGTTGGTCTTTGTAGTGGTTTTGTCCTTTATCCGATGTTTAAGATAATTTCAGGAAAAACAAAGGAGATAAATAAAGGAACCTGGTTTTTGTTTGCATTGTGCCTTTTGTTTTTTATATTTTATCCATATTAA
- a CDS encoding ferredoxin-thioredoxin reductase catalytic domain-containing protein: protein MADIVSESMIEENFKEIKEDAQNSGYYLNTDEKFVKELVSGILTNRMRYGFESCPCRLTIGKKENNLDIICPCDYRDDDITEYGYCYCALYVSEDVIKNNKTPKPIPDRRGMKKEKSLSETFEDKNIKGMKCLDLKYPIFRCKVCGYLCARNTPPEKCPICKADSERFEKYI, encoded by the coding sequence ATGGCTGACATAGTCTCTGAAAGTATGATTGAAGAAAATTTTAAAGAGATAAAAGAAGATGCCCAAAATTCAGGCTATTATCTTAACACAGATGAAAAATTTGTAAAAGAGCTTGTATCAGGCATTCTCACAAACCGTATGAGATATGGATTTGAATCATGTCCATGCAGACTTACAATCGGAAAAAAGGAGAATAACCTTGATATAATCTGTCCGTGTGATTACAGAGATGATGATATAACAGAATATGGATACTGCTATTGCGCCTTATATGTATCAGAAGATGTAATCAAAAATAACAAAACACCAAAACCCATTCCTGACAGAAGAGGAATGAAAAAAGAAAAGAGCCTGTCAGAAACTTTTGAAGACAAAAATATCAAAGGTATGAAATGTTTAGATCTCAAATATCCCATATTCAGATGCAAAGTCTGCGGATATCTTTGTGCAAGGAACACTCCGCCGGAAAAGTGTCCTATCTGCAAAGCAGATTCGGAAAGATTTGAAAAATATATCTAA